Within Scomber japonicus isolate fScoJap1 chromosome 18, fScoJap1.pri, whole genome shotgun sequence, the genomic segment GGCAGGCAAAAGGCAGCAGCAGATGGCGTCCTACAAAAAGAGACGCAGAGTTAGTTAGccacctgcatacacaatagaATCAAACTGTCCAGGCACCACTTTCCACCATAGTAGGGAAAAGGGTCTACGAGCTGGAGACACCAACAGAGAAACTAAGCATAGAAAACCAAAGTTAGCACTCAGAAACTAGAACTTCTGGCAGTTATATCTCAGCCTACCGACCTCTGTCCAGAACACATGCcagcagaaaaggaagaacaaaggtGTCTTAAATAACCTTGCCCTGATTAGAGGCTGGGCCAAGCCTGGGGTTGCATTCAAGACCTATTGAGGTGAGGGAGCATTCAGTGTTTGACCAACGGTGGCTATATGACAGGCTACATAACAatgcattaattcattattggtttggacctcctttgtggaatttgttgAAAACTTTGCTCAATTTGACCAAAGAATGAAACCTAAAGAGTAACATTTGTCCTATTTATCCTGAAAAGTGATACATCTCTAAACACCAGTCTGTTTTTTGAtaacacaaaaatgcaaaaggacTGAACTGATTTATGACTAGTGTTTTGACACTTAACTGTAATTACAACACATGATCAGAAAGAAATCCCATTAACACACAATATTAGAATTATGACACTCATCAACCACCACCCAAGCTTATTGtggtttttcctcattttgtcaatcgtgaatgtctttttttcaaacacagggattaatcaaacatttattaatgactgatagGGAATTTATGGATGTGAATTGGTGtacagactaattatgagtcagaatatgaacaatatataAGAGTTAACAGTTTTATAGAGAATATAAAACATAAGAGAATGATCTAAAGCTGTGGTAGATGTAGGGGctattgatctcatcaaggtaaggtaCCACCTTACTTAGACGTAGGGGCTGTCGCCCACCATCCACTTTGCGCCGATCGCAACATGGGGCCCTaaaagtccaaaacccaaatgaAGCTTTTACTGGTGGTGGTCTGaagttttttattcttttaggAGTCCTTGATAACCTTGTCTTACAAGCAACCAACAACGTAAGAgctaaaactaaatatataattagttTATAGCATTCAGCTTTAATTTATGTAAAATTAACTTTAATTTCAACAGTAACATAAATGTACTACAACACTTTCTCTTGTTGCCACTTTCAGCTGGGCTAATTAATAATGCTCATGGTTTAGTTCAACCCCATAGTTATTTTCCTTTCATCTATGTGATGCTTGTTTACTGTATACCATCAATTTACcaaccctttcaaaataaaatatatccgtgaaaacaaatacttaaaataatacattgtaaataaaaaCCAACCTGCACTATGTTGGTGTCCTTTACACtgaagatattcagtttatcatcatGTTCAAAAAGCTGCAACCAGTTCAtattagttttacatttttgcttaaaaaaatggCTAAAACAATTATTCAATTATAGAAATAGCTGCTGAGTCATCAGTTGGCCAACTACTCATTACtacttattttgttttatttgaataactTTTAGAGGGTTGACAATGTAAAGAAGTGATCTATGAGCGATAaagcaaacattaaaaaaaaaaaaatcaataaatccaATATTTTATGTCCAAAATATATTTGTTCTATACCGTATCACCTCATGATCCCTTTGATGAATCCAGTGACCCCACTCATGTAAAACATGAGCTGAGTCAGAACCAACAGAAGTAACTAAAGCCTCATGCACACTACTTTATAAATCTGCTCTACTCCATCTGATCCCAACCTGTGAATGTGAGGATGTCAGGATGATTCCAGTGTCACAGAGAATGATTGGGATATTTTAACAAGCAATGACTGCAGGATGTGATGTGGTGGAGAAAAGAAACATAATTTAATCTTAAATGCACAGAAGCCTCACAATGGCATCAGAGTGAGAACAAATATCTACCATAATATCTAAAATGGATAAActagataaaaagaaaaactgaaaacccATTCTGAGAGAAAGTTGCAGTGCAGTTACATATCTTGTCTTATAGGACATCTGTCTGCTCACTCAAAGCATTATTGGTTCATTTATTGTCCTGACTGGCTTCTTAGAGCAGTTTCAATGTAAAGtaatatacaataaacactaCAGTTGTTGTTCAGAAGCTAAATAATGAGgctggaaacacaaagaagaacATTGgtacaaaaaagacaaacatctgaATAGAGTTCTTCCAGGGTGTCtactttgtgtttccttgttaaaGCTTCAGATGAACAACACTCTTTGACAGCCAGTGTAGAGAGGACGAATGATTACAGTGACCAATAATGCTTTAAATGTACACATGGACATGAGTAATGTTTTAAGTCCTAAAAAAATATGAACCAATAAAATCATAACAGTATTGTACTGCCCCCACCACATAACTGCTCATACAGCTCAGTGTCATTTAGTTGAACACAGAGGTCATTATTAAGGCTCCTCCACAATACTCTGTGTAGAGGTTCAAACTTAAAATAGAAGAATATATCCATACAAATGTTTAgcgctacttttttttttacacattaataCAAGTGTTCTTGTATAAATAGAGCAGTGTGAGTGTCTCAGTGTGTTTGAATCCCCATAAATTAAATGTCACGTGTATAATCAGATCATGTCTGTACACAGTGTGTGGAGAGTCCATGAAGAGGTGCTAGAAATGTCTCTGGAAGTTGAAAGGGGGTGAGCCCACACTGCTCGGGCTGCGGAGGTTGGACTCAAAAGAGCTGGGCGTCATTCCCACAATGCCATCTGCCTGGGCCGGCTCCCCGCACAGGAAGTCGTCCTCGTCCTCCCTCGAGGCCTGACGGACACACAGAGTGAACAAACACAACCAGGTCAGTGTGTTCTTTATGTTTCATCATACCACAGAGGAAGCAGACTTAAAGGGGCACTCCGTCATTTTTGAGAAAATCACAGataataaccctgatgacatcatcagggttattatCTGTGATCACTACGGATTTGTAGCAGGAAGTTTGTGTTACAAGGTTGACAAGTGTGGGGATTCacaagacaggaagcaggaagttaCTATCAGGTTGCATTCAGGGAAATGTAGGCTCCAGCTTTTCAACCCCATAGACTACATGTCTTGATTTTGACTAGTTTGGgagctgaaatgattatttgattaatcgattagttgatcAATAAACAATAGAGCCTGACCGGTACTGTATGTTTGGGGCAGATGCTGATAccaatattagggagtaaaagaattccaatatcgatatattggccgataatcttatatatatatatacagaatatggacataaatacacttttttgtggttatcaaacacttgtgaaaaaaagatggaggtcatgatatttaacagtttaacaataaacttaattcttataaaatgacatcagtgcactgaaactgtAAACTTAACTGGGAAggtaatatgtatatattaaacatgaattaGAAAAAGGATTAAATAGATATAAAATGTGGCCtatttatatcttttaaaaaatatcagcGCACATCAGATGGAATAAACACCAATACAGAGATATATCTGTGACAGgccaatatcagctgataatatcgGTGGTCTAATCAGCAGTAATCAGCATTTGGATCatccatttattattaatgtgattttttcTGCACAAATGTTAACCACGCTCTGGTTCCAGCTCCTGACCTGTCTTTCACAAAGCTTCCATCATCTCACCTGTTGGCCTGCTTTGGTGACAAgcagctctgtgtctgctggttcCTCCCACACCTGATACAGAGGCTCAATCACCTGACctgacctacacacacacacacacacacacacacacacacacacacacacacacacacacacacacacacacacacacacacacacacacacacacacacacacacacacacacacacacacacacacacacacacacacacacaattagtaGATGTTGAAATATCAAATGTAGTGAGCAGCACCTCTCTTCATGTAGTGAATGGACCATGTGATGGGATAGTGTACCTCTTGAGCAAGTAGGGGTCAAAAGGGAAGAAGCTGTCCAGTGGGTTTGTGTTGGTGGTCACACGGTCTCCTCCTGCAGAGCTGCGGACCACCGGCAGCACAGCACGGTTGTTCCTCTCTATGATGGTGTAGCAGAACACCACCTGATACTtcctgcaacacaaacacatcaataGCTACTGGAGGTGTGTTtgaagaaaacacattcattaaaaaaccAAGTTATTGAGGACATGAGTCAGTTTCATTTGCAGCaattatttagtgttaaatGTTTggacatgaataataatattcataaacaTCTGATGgctgttgttattgtttaaGATTGTAAGTATGTGAACAGTGTTTTTTGTGAGAGAATCATCTCTACTGTCCACTGTGTGAACAGTGACATTAGTTACACATACCTGGCTGTCTATGACTTCCAAGTGTAGAGCTGAAATGAACAATTATCTTCTTTATCAATTAATCTCTTGATTAGTTGATTCATTATTTAGACTATGAATTGTTAGAAAATACTGAAattatgctgattttttttgtctgacagTCTGAAATGTTCAGATATTCAATGAGCTgccagaaatgaaaagaaaaaagtggaaaTCTTCACTATTTTGAGAAGCTTGAACCaccaaatatttggcatttgtCATGTAAAACGTCTGaaacaatgaactgattatTCAAATCGTTGCAATTAAATGTGTGACGATCAAAATGCCTGATTCATCTagtaattgttgcagctctatgCAACTGTTCATATTCATTAACAGCTTCAAATGCTTGGTGACAGGATTTCTCTTAATGCACTGCAGGAGAGTTAGATGAGAGTTACTCTGATGATTTTTAGGCAGAATGAGCGATGAGGTAGAGGTGCTAGGTGATAGAGGTtctgcttgctgctgctgctcagtgtTTACCTGGTGATGGCAGCAAACATGTTGGTGACTGACGGCAGGCACACTTTGAGAGGATTCAGCTGACACATCACCACCCGCTCCAGGTTCAGACTCTGCAGGTACTCCagacctgacacacacacacacacacacacacacacacacacacacacacacacacacacacacacacacacacacacacacacacacacacacacacacacacacacacacacacacacacagatcatcaCATCTGTGACTCTATGATGTTGTTgccatattttacatttttgtctgtTAATATGATGATTTACTGATTTATACACTAAATTGATAGAAGAAAAGTAATAGATCAATTAACAGTAAAGATAacttcttacttttacttgtgAACTGGGGTTGAACTATTTTGCCATATTGTTTGTACCAATGTAATTACACTTGTCATATTAGTCCACCATTGCTTTAAAAGGTAACACTGAATGTAAAAGATTTTTGTTTCAATGTGAAGTTCtttgattaaatgattaaattagcCAAAAACATTCCTGCCTGATTTGATCCATAATTCAGGAAATGGATATACATATATCTACACAGTGAGAGAGGATTTTATCCTAAAAGATTGGTGGAAAGGATTTTTCAGCAATCAGTGTTTTTCTTCAATCCTATCTCACACCAAAAACAGCCAATCAAACACTGTTATAAAAGTCCATTTCACCCAGAGATGATGGCTCTGTTTGCTCTGTGTTGTTAACAATTTGTAGAACATAGTCACAGACAgaagctgaacacacacacacaggtattcagacacactcaggtgtTAAAATGACTCATTATGTGTCATGTGTGAGCAGTATGTGATGCTTGACATGGTAGTGATGTGGGCTCAGTTCAGAGGTGTGTATACCTTTCTTCATGTTGCCCCCCAGGATGGCTCCATGTCTGAAGATGAGTGTGTAGAAGACGGCCTGGCAGGCGGTGTAGAAGGGTCCGTGCAGGCTGATGTCACAGTAGGCCTGTTTGCCGCTGTTGTCCTGGCTGTCGATGTAGCGATGGATCCATGAAATGAGCAGGTCCAGACAAGCCCGCACAGTgctgcaggaagagaggagcTGTAGTAAGATTCATTTAGAAGAACAACGTGCTGGCTTTGTTCTCTTTAGCAGGAAGTACTAAATGAACTCACATCACAGGGATGAACTTGGCTCTGCCCAGCAAGCTTCCCATGTATCCTGCAGCAGCCTGACGGAGGACTGCAGGCTGAGAGGGATTCTGCAGGATCTTCCACAGGTGTTCCAGGAAGGCCTCTGCCAGGGCCTGGAACATACAACACACTAAATACAATGCACACTACGCTCCATAGTACTGTTTATCCAGATATGTGTTCAAGCATCATTAAAACTGCTCTTCTCTCACTCAGCACACTGGATGAATGTTAACACACAGGCCTGATGTTTCCATAACATTAACTACAgtgtacaacacacacaactccaTCATGTAGATAACATCTGCATATTATTTTATACACCAGTAAGACTCAAGTCCTCTTTTCTATTTATGTGAAGGTTGAAATGTTTGATTATTAGATACATGTGATGTAACGTATGTCCTCTAATGAAGCTGGAAGATGCGCAGCTCTTTGCCGTGTTTCAATCCTCCAGATTTCACAATGTGATGAGAAGTTGAACAAATGAGAGTAGGAGCTACACACTTTTATTTGGTTTATAATTGAAGTCAACTGGTTGAAGAAGTGTAGTTGAAATCTCCTGTGTGATGTGTCATTGTGAAGGTAAACAGAGCACAGCTGCTGTCATTAACATACATTATGTAGATTTAGTCACACCATGTCACAGTTTGAGAAGAATGATTTTACCTctacagtgcagcagctgaaCATATAGTATTATGTTATCATTTCACACTTGCTCTATTGTCTGACAACAGAGACTAGAACATCTATACATGAGAACATCTGTCTGCTCAATTCAGATTCAGGCAGCAAAGTTACTAAAGATAATTCTACTAAGCATTTTGGTTCATATACAGATGATAATGACTTATTATTGATTAAGTTTAATCATCATAGAGCCAAACGATGTGTTACACAGGGATCTACTTGACTTCCAATCAGTACACGGTAAACATGactaaaagaagagaaaaatgacAGTATAACTGTATCATACTGTCAAATGTTAAGCTGCAGTGTACTTAAACTttgcatactgttcagggtcaaagttgacccatttttacatatgagagcagtaaaaacacccTGATACGTTTTACTTCCATCTGGACATTTAATGACATCTCccagaataaagaaaaatggaaataccTCAACTTCTTAAAAacgtgtgtgtgaagctgatgCACATTTGTTGTAGAGTGTTTAatccataattaaaaaaatactgaacaTTCTTCACTCTTGCACGTTTTTTCgtgtaaaaactgaagaataaactctctctgctctctgaaagcttcattaaggattcatCTTGCTGTTAATCTGTGACTGATGATAAGGTAGTCATGAAAGAAATTTGATACAGACTAGTTATGCTGTGATACTGTGAATGGTCTGAAAATGAACAGTTGTGTGAGGGTTAATGTCGGGTGTCCtccaaagactttttttttttctttaaaaggaaatcaaacagtttgtaaatataaaatgttaattccACACAGTGTTTTTCTGTCAGCACAGAAGACTTTCTGTTGTTTCTAACCTTTAAATCACTCATGTTAAATATGGATATAGACAATTATACAGCACAACTGTTGTCATTCATATTTATCCTCtgatttcattatatttgtatttatttattttatgtatatgtatgtatgtatatgtatataaacatatatatgtgtatgtgtatatatatatatatatatatatatatatatgtgtatgtgtatatatatatatatatatatatatacacacacatacacatataaataatttatttaattgtttacatttttttctatttatttattattattatttttaatatttatttatttatttttattttgtatcattattattattattttaccttggttgtttatgtatatatgcctacatatgtatgtatggaatatatatttatttttataatatgtgCATATACCtattaggttgtttttttcttcttctcttacgcattttgtatgtttatacttttccttaaaataaaataaaacatttaatcacaAAAAACTGTTGTCATTAACTTGTATTTATGTTGATTATTAAACTATGAAATAATGATTTAGGTCAGCTGGCCGTCTGTCCTTCCCGTCTCTCTATTGTTGAGCTGTATCACTGGGCGCAGAGGGAACACACATCCATCTGACCATGTGTTTCACAGGTTAAATGTTACAGTCATGCTGGTGTGTGGAGTACTGACCAGTCTGAAACTGCACAGGTAGAAGAGTGTGTACTGGACGTGACAGGAAGCGTGTGTTGGCAGAATGAGCTTGTCAAACACACTCAACAGTTCCTTATACAGCTCCTTGGTCCTTTCCACATGAAAAGAGCCTGAGAGAGAACACACAGGACAGATGACACAACGTACACACACTACCACACAACCTGAGTAAACTTGACTTTGGTGTTTGTTACAGTTAGGAAATGTAGGATCCTTAGAGTCAAAGTGATGCAGCTACCGTTAAGATGGCAGACATCTTTAATGTACGCCAACAGCACCGCCATGAGAGAGTCCAGCCTCTCAGCCACCGGGTGAGCCATCACTGCTGTCCTAGAGGGCTGATCAGCTGACACGTCCtcatcctgacacacacacacacacacacacacacacacacacacacacacacacacacacacacacacacacacacacacacacacacacacacacacacacacacagtgagttagctcctcctctcctccttatcagcaggtgcagctgagtgctgtatgacgctgtaaccgtctccagccgtctccatgtttcaaaggcatctcctatacatacccttgttttgtttctcaaattgtcgtatttgagagtcataacgaggctgttttggttttgtaacatcagacattatctgcagtgttcctagctgcagctcagtggcaactggcaacctggctgctgaaacactactgacttggtgactggtagctaggtggtgggtggtgcatcaggccaaaacacagaatgacaacataaacattatttgagggctgcaactgagcttttcaaatgtgaatattctggctggactaatactgtcagtgatatcagtgtttgaaatgaacatgattccttaatgtctgacATATTAGGgcaattttatgattacttggaatatatttgttccatacagctactttaaaaacaaagaaaacgtacaaaataaataaaaacacgatcaataaatcaatcaaaacaatcaaacattatgctaaatatttacatttatgttgttgtatttgttttattcaagttcatgttttacTGTCATAGCTGCTTCTCATCTCTTTATtctatgtcatctttttttttattagctgtgtttgtatcatgtttttatctgtttttaagGCACAAATGGAGTAGCACCTGTAATATCATTATATGTCATATATAATGACAATCAAAGCTTTCTGTTCTATGTTAGCATGTTGAGAATTTTGGAGACTGTGCTATAAGTAATGTACGGTCATTCAACACATTCTGAAATGTGGCAGAGGAATTAGGCTGCATACCAtatagtttattcatttatccCACTTAGACTGATATTTCATTTGGATCATTAGTATTTCAAATGATCCTCACATTTCAGCTGAACAGGCAAtaactcattttaaaagttaCACATTAACTGACACTTAAACTCTTTTTCCTGCTATAACTTCATCTGATTCATCAACTCCTTTTCTATTTTCACTTAAACTGATGCTTCAGCTTCACCCAGTCTTCCACTATCACTGCACATTGGCCCTTTCTAGTTATCTAGTTCTCTAGTTCATTTATTGTCATGCAATTTATTCGGATACACAACTACTGAATAATGTGCAGTGGTGTTAACAGTCAGATGCATTGGGTTTTTTACTAACAAACAAATCCCAGCAGCCAGTGTGCCATAGTGTTAATAATATGAACTAacaccagccttatcctttcATATCATTTACTACTGTAGAAAAGACTTGAATCACTGGGTATGAAACAGTTTGTGGTTGTTACCATATCAAAGAGTCCTTCCTCTGTGTGCTCCTCTGCCTGCTGGCTGTGCTCTGCGGTCTCTTCTGCTTCCTCTATGTCTGAGCGGGAGGCACTCACCTGAAATAAAgcacacactgttacactcaCACTTCACTATTCCAAGTTTCACCATCACTTTTTAATgattgtttgctttttaaagcaataattcaacattttgggtaatacatttatttgtcacCATTAGAGCCCGATATATCAGTCACACTGACCTATATATCAGtcatattgacctatcacataTATATATCGGTATTGGCctatatgttgtctgatatgtgccaatattttattaagttatATAGGCTGcatttaattcaagtttaatatatgcatgttttttgttatgTAGTTAGTTATAATCCTAATTATAATGTTTATATTCATGTGtaatttactgtttcagtgcactgatgtcaatTTATACAATAGAATTTATCATCAAATGGTAAAATATCATGGCTTTGTTGTGTTTAAGGGACCATGgcatactggatttttggagctGGGTTAGGCCCTAGTTACCATGATATCCCTCTCACATCTGTACAGTagatatgaagctacagccagcagctgcttagcttagcttagcttagcgtaAAGACCAGAATCAAAGAGGAAACAGTTAGCTTAACTTTGACTTGTTTTTGGCAGGAAACAGTGACTTCCTGTAGTCTTGTTATCACCACAAGGTTCCAAAGCAACAAGTTGAGATTCCAGGAAGtctggccaagaaatagtcaTACAACCTCCTCTTAACGCCACAGTGTGTTTTCCACTTTGTTTTTTATACAGattaaacaatataataatgaattagtGGCATCAGCTTTTAGACACGCTGGTagatggagacagagtcagGTTAGTGGTTTCCTGTTATAATGGTAGCCTAAAATCTCAGCAAGATTTtcctttaaatgtaaaacagacCTTTTTCCCCACTGACTTCCATATGCACTCTGTtatatgtgttgtgttttacgtATAGTCATTTAAAGCTGGACCACTTACATCCAGTTTGAGCATCTTTCCAATGATGAGCTCCAGTACGTCTCGTCTGATGGACGGTATGTACACAGTCACTCTGAGGAGGTTGTGGACGTAAAACTCCTGCACAGAAACAAACCATCCAACCGTCATTACAACACAGCTGTTTTAATGATCACATTCAATACGTTACAAAATACTTGTAAATACACTTGTTAATATAATGTGAATCGagcaacaaaacacatttatcataGATGAAAATAATGTCTTTGCTTTTGTGGCATAGTAAAGTGACCAAGTAATCAGATTCCTCTCACTCAATCTAACACTGACTGAATGTCTTTTCTGCCTCAGTTTCCTGATGTCAGTGAAGGCACCACATGCTACTGTTTGAGGCCTCTCACATGCAGAAACAGGCAGTGTGTTCAATGATAACATGATGTATGGTGTGTATGGTTGAGTCGTCTCTCACCAGAGTTCTGGAGGATTTCTGTATGAAGGGGAAGTTCTCCTGCAGGATGGGCATCAGGAAGCGACTTGTGctgaaaggacaggaggaacaTTTAAAGTTCAATAAGCACGACTGGAGTGTGAA encodes:
- the rrn3 gene encoding RNA polymerase I-specific transcription initiation factor RRN3, giving the protein MEIDGRDFMNSPPVKTVRFGGSVAETLAKHKRGDCGDYELLRHQLADPEIKDAQIINWLQEFRGCVTQLTKDHEQLIYTVLRLPWVGRSQAVVEEYMAFLSNLVSAQTVYLCACLKMVVSHFTPKRVTICEGGVDISDSDDEDENLPRNFDQCHQALQLITKYVPSTSRFLMPILQENFPFIQKSSRTLEFYVHNLLRVTVYIPSIRRDVLELIIGKMLKLDVSASRSDIEEAEETAEHSQQAEEHTEEGLFDMDEDVSADQPSRTAVMAHPVAERLDSLMAVLLAYIKDVCHLNGSFHVERTKELYKELLSVFDKLILPTHASCHVQYTLFYLCSFRLALAEAFLEHLWKILQNPSQPAVLRQAAAGYMGSLLGRAKFIPVITVRACLDLLISWIHRYIDSQDNSGKQAYCDISLHGPFYTACQAVFYTLIFRHGAILGGNMKKGLEYLQSLNLERVVMCQLNPLKVCLPSVTNMFAAITRKYQVVFCYTIIERNNRAVLPVVRSSAGGDRVTTNTNPLDSFFPFDPYLLKRSGQVIEPLYQVWEEPADTELLVTKAGQQASREDEDDFLCGEPAQADGIVGMTPSSFESNLRSPSSVGSPPFNFQRHF